One genomic window of Macrobrachium rosenbergii isolate ZJJX-2024 chromosome 51, ASM4041242v1, whole genome shotgun sequence includes the following:
- the LOC136833267 gene encoding vascular endothelial growth factor receptor 1-like isoform X4, whose translation MASRLIWLIVILGLGYRCACLRPRLNVSDEFVVDSRTEKSFSLRCEGTEKLFWNWTAPILPTDGVLSVAEEVHEHTDFPYISTLTLTDPYSTDTGFYRCHYKAVRDHVLEEDKVASTYVYVYDGEAGVVPSSKSSIMVTTDEKLVIDCRPTMPNITVTLWKDGSQIPSTKYQRDPKIGFVFRNIAIKDSGYYTCQADGYINSSSFIVQVNPSRETRLSKPAIEWNDSQHFVSGYGFTINCSLLRDGDVAFHWKWPNPQNMPTIMPQTKVERKGISYRISSLSVSNATLEDSGDYTCQVSFSGMEPNEETRSVTVQDTMDPYVNISSIPRIEITETEDLRWKAGVVAFPPDPQIIYRDYRGREVIESSRITTEHRIDNAESWLKIQNITAADFGNYTIEAIIDHAEVRESKTVLIEVKSKPYPNISNVPQSIEEGKKLNAICMTTGFPIPNVTWSFQSCPGGYKNCSSRFEAIEVLEAKPSVQPPGNVITSEVSVSPRESGILRCQAKNELGLKNSDFPLSISDIGGNLVFRLSRQGIDIDFTRRNETVDIVVDDPAFKIACGATKFFYRTASLKMPGIGLAVIKNETKYSRREWAESPKVTKDLAGKYLCSASRNNDSALIKREVVIRVLDQEKVAFVKSNMDPDGTEIVLIEHEPLYLNCTVSGTPTPKISWFKDDEPLLPDSDFFDGETVFLKNKSQIIYFRYVFKENIGIYSCTAENRLNKITGYLTIAAPRPGLTSGAKAGLAMAVIGIVFLVFVVLYLVKRVKKERKFRKSFRQNELYLFEKGNIGQLNPDCTADEQAELLPYDPAWEVDRANIKIGKQLGAGAFGRVVKAMVAGLEEDKPQTTVAVKMCKSQADQSQVRALALELKIMIHLGKHLNIVNLMGANTVHIGKGELWILVEYCRFGNLLSFMQRNRNKFINQIDPVTGKIDCMKVTPDGMTPFSPGSYNSSSRGFHPGVVTDFDGYLAPSVSKFSLASPPYKRQGTTSPPGTPTSVTGSVNGIRPHVDNPMYNMVLQRSISEHPDGDPAEKSHSGGSGDVQRLNSITSLERERRNRMDSVTHSDESSKQRLNSVSHSDTGSGSAGYCQGHITNTDMTTIPLTHLSPLSPTDSSHASEFGLDSKGNPFIYDAGIVPAVTAPFTTSDLVCWAWQVAQGMDYLSQRKVLHGDLAARNLLLADDNVIKISDFGLSREMYKKDVYMKKGDDLMPIKWMAIEAIRDRIFSVQSDVWAYGVALWEIFTLGSTPYPGIEVNKDFLKLIEEGYRMDKPKCANMEVYDIILSCWESDPRLRPSFSQAAEHLGSLMLPDLKGQYMDMNDPYLRMNEERFREGTDYLNMLASPNFDNLNRDDSPGLHYVNVGEVSNGSRDSNYLDMKSPNSVGYSRVGFNPALGEAERTSSSATPKSHYLPMSAGQATPSPLADVFSPRPNEVPRFTFSPNASDRPLPGRLTDLPEEEEAASQTQQGGGDGDLTERSSLISNASESSSREDVTSDEKQESSHPSDEVVTDDSALYVNLPTHGVDYANL comes from the exons ATGGCCAGCCGGTTAATTTGGTTAATCGTCATACTTGGATTAG GTTATCGGTGTGCCTGTCTCCGGCCTCGGCTTAACGTCTCGGACGAATTTGTGGTGGACAGTCGGACAGAGAAGAGTTTTTCCCTCCGCTGCGAAGGGACGGAGAAACTCTTCTGGAACTGGACAGCTCCG attctACCTACAGACGGAGTCTTGAGCGTAGCAGAGGAAGTCCATGAACACACAGACTTTCCTTACATCTCGACGCTGACT CTAACAGATCCATACTCAACTGACACGGGGTTCTATCGTTGCCACTACAAGGCAGTGAGAGACCATGTTCTTGAAGAGGACAAAGTTGCCAGTACCTACGTTTACGTATATG ATGGTGAGGCTGGGGTTGTTCCCAGTTCTAAAAGTTCAATAATGGTCACCACTGACGAAAAACTGGTCATCGATTGTCGCCCCACCATGCCAAACATCACCGTTACTCTTTGGAAAGACGGGTCTCAG ATACCATCCACCAAATACCAGCGCGACCCGAAAATAGGCTTTGTCTTCCGCAACATTGCCATCAAAGACAGCGGTTACTACACTTGCCAAGCAGATGGCTACATTAACTCTTCCAGCTTCATTGTCCAGGTCAACC CTTCCAGGGAGACACGGCTGAGCAAGCCAGCCATTGAATGGAATGACAGTCAGCATTTTGTCTCTGGGTATGGCTTCACAATCAACTGTTCGTTGCTGAGAGATGGTGATGTGGCATTCCACTGGAAGTGGCCCAATCCCCAAAAT ATGCCCACAATAATGCCCCAAACCAAAGTCGAGCGCAAGGGTATCTCATACAGAATCAGCTCCCTTTCTGTGTCCAATGCTACGCTGGAGGACTCTGGGGATTACACATGTCAAGTATCATTTTCTGGGATGGAACCTAATGAAGAAACACGCAGTGTTACTGTTCAAG ATACCATGGACCCTTATGTGAACATCTCAAGTATTCCAAGAATCGAGATAACGGAGACTGAGGATCTCAGATGGAAAGCTGGGGTCGTAGCATTCCCGCCAGATCCCCAGATAATTTATCGTGACTACAGAGGAAGGGAAGTGATTGAATCAAGTAGG ATTACAACAGAGCACCGCATTGATAACGCTGAGTCTTGGCTTAAGATTCAGAATATCACGGCTGCCGATTTTGGGAATTACACCATTGAGGCCATCATAGATCATGCGGAAGTTAGAGAATCCAAAACCGTTTTGATTGAAGTTAAGA gtaAACCATACCCAAATATCTCCAACGTCCCTCAGTCCATTGAGGAGGGCAAAAAACTGAATGCTATCTGCATGACGACCGGGTTCCCCATACCGAATGTGACGTGGAGTTTCCAGTCCTGCCCAGGAGGCTATAAGAACTGCTCCAGTAGGTTTGAAGCCATCGAG GTGCTGGAGGCAAAACCAAGTGTTCAGCCGCCTGGGAATGTCATTACATCGGAAGTCAGTGTTTCCCCCAGAGAATCGGGCATCCTCAGGTGTCAAGCCAAAAATGAGCTTGGCCTAAAGAATTCAGATTTTCCTCTCTCAATCAGTG ATATTGGAGGGAATCTGGTCTTTCGCCTCTCCAGGCAAGGCATCGACATCGACTTCACGAGACGAAATGAAACGGTTGACATTGTCGTTGACGATCCAGCATTTAAGATCGCGTGTGGTGCCACCAAATTCTTCTACAGGACAGCCTCGCTGAAAATGCCAGGAATCG GTTTGGCAGTTAtcaagaatgaaacaaaatattctaGAAGGGAGTGGGCGGAGTCGCCTAAAGTTACCAAAGACTTAGCTGGCAAATATCTGTGTTCAGCTTCCAGAAACAATGACAGTGCTCTAATTAAAAGGGAAGTCGTGATCCGGGTACTCG ACCAAGAGAAGGTAGCATTTGTGAAGTCAAATATGGATCCAGATGGAACCGAAATTGTGTTGATTGAACATGAACCTTTGTATCTGAACTGCACTGTCTCCGGTACTCCTACTCCAAAAATTTCCTGGTTCAAG gATGATGAACCATTGCTTCCTGATTCTGACTTCTTCGACGGGGAAACAGTGTTCCTGAAGAACAAAAGTCAGATAATCTATTTTAGGTATGTGTTCAAGGAGAACATAGGCATCTACTCTTGCACTGCTGAAAATCGACTGAACAAGATAACTGGATATCTTACTATTGCTGCTCCTA GACCTGGACTAACCTCAGGAGCAAAAGCTGGGTTGGCCATGGCTGTTATAGGGATTGTCTTCTTGGTGTTTGTCGTTCTCTACTTGGTCAAACGAGTCAAGAAGGAGAGGAAATTCCGTAAGTCCTTCAGACAAAACGAACTCTACCTCTTTGAGAAAGGAAACATCGGCCAGCTGAACCCGGACTGCACGGCTGACGAGCAGGCGGAACTTCTGCCATATGACCCAGCCTGGGAGGTGGATAGAGCCAACATCAAAATAG GCAAACAGTTAGGAGCTGGTGCCTTTGGACGAGTCGTGAAGGCCATGGTGGCGGGACTAGAGGAGGATAAACCGCAGACCACAGTAGCTGTGAAGATGTGCAAAAGCCAGGCTGATCAGTCCCAGGTGAGAGCTCTGGCTCTCGAGCTCAAGATCATGATTCACTTGGGAAAGCACCTGAATATCGTCAACCTGATGGGAGCGAACACTGTTCACATTGGCAAAG GTGAATTGTGGATTCTGGTTGAATACTGTCGATTTGGGAATCTCTTGTCCTTCATGCAACGTAACCGTAACAAGTTCATCAACCAGATAGACCCTGTGACGGGGAAAATAGATTGTATGAAAGTAACTCCAGATGGCATGACCCCATTTTCACCTGGGTCATACAATAGCAGTTCAAG AGGCTTCCATCCAGGGGTGGTCACTGACTTTGATGGTTATTTAGCTCCGTCAGTGTCAAAGTTCAGTCTGGCATCTCCCCCATACAAGAGACAAGGCACCACCTCTCCCCCGGGGACACCAACATCGGTGACTGGATCTGTGAACGGTATTCGACCGCACGTCGACAACCCCATGTACAACATGGTTCTGCAGAGGTCCATCAGCGAGCATCCTGATGGAGACCCAGCAGAGAAGAGCCACTCTGGTGGGTCTGGTGATGTTCAGAGACTGAATTCCATCACAAGTCTAGAGAGGGAACGAAGGAACAGGATGGACTCAGTCACACACTCTGACGAGAGCAGCAAACAGAGGTTGAACTCTGTCTCGCACTCTGACACTGGGTCTGGGTCTGCTGGGTATTGTCAAGGACACATCACCAATACGGACATGACTACTATACCCTTGACTCATTTGTCACCTCTGTCTCCAACAG aTTCTAGTCATGCAAGTGAGTTTGGATTGGATTCCAAAGGAAACCCATTTATCTATGATGCTGGTATTGTCCCGGCAGTGACAGCCCCATTCACCACAAGTGACCTAGTGTGCTGGGCTTGGCAAGTGGCACAGGGCATGGACTACTTAAGTCAACGAAAG GTTCTTCATGGGGACTTGGCTGCGAGAAACCTCTTGCTTGCAGATGACAATGTTATCAAAATCAGTGACTTTGGTTTGTCCAGAGAAATGTATAAGAAGGACGTCTACATGAAAAAGGGAGAC GACTTGATGCCCATTAAGTGGATGGCCATAGAAGCTATTAGAGACCGGATATTCAGTGTGCAGAGTGATGTTTGGGCTTATGGTGTTGCGCTGTGGGAAATATTCACTCTAGGCTCGACGCCCTATCCAGGGATAGAAGTGAACAAGGACTTCCTGAAGCTCATCGAAGAAGGATACCGTATGGACAAGCCAAAATGCGCAAACATGGAAGT gTACGATATTATACTATCATGTTGGGAGAGTGACCCTCGACTCAGACCATCTTTTTCCCAGGCTGCTGAACACTTGGGAAGTCTCATGCTGCCGGATCTCAAAGGG CAATACATGGACATGAATGACCCATATCTGCGGATGAATGAAGAGCGTTTCCGAGAGGGCACGGACTACTTGAACATGCTGGCCAGCCCAAACTTTGACAACCTCAACAGAGATGATAGTCCTGGGCTCCATTATGTCAATGTTGGG GAAGTATCAAATGGCTCAAGGGACAGCAACTATCTGGACATGAAGTCGCCAAACTCTGTAGGATATTCGCGTGTTGGCTTCAACCCTGCCCTAGGGGAAGCAGAAAGAACTTCCTCCTCTGCAACGCCAAAATCTCACTATCTTCCGATGAGTGCAGGTCAAGCAACCCCAAGTCCTCTCGCGGATGTTTTCAGTCCTCGTCCAAATGAAGTCCCAAG ATTTACTTTCTCACCAAATGCGTCAGATAGACCTTTGCCTGGCAGACTCACAGACCTGCCTGAAGAAGAGGAAGCGGCTTCACAGACGCAACAGGGAGGAGGTGACGGAGACTTGACAGAGCGGTCATCGCTCATCAGCAACGCGTCAGAGAGTTCATCCAGAGAGGATGTGACAAGCGATGAGAAACAGGAGAGTTCCCATCCATCTGATGAAGTCGTCACGGACGACAGTGCCTTATATGTGAATCTTCCGACGCACGGTGTTGACTATGCGAATTTATAG
- the LOC136833267 gene encoding vascular endothelial growth factor receptor 1-like isoform X3, giving the protein MASRLIWLIVILGLGYRCACLRPRLNVSDEFVVDSRTEKSFSLRCEGTEKLFWNWTAPILPTDGVLSVAEEVHEHTDFPYISTLTLTDPYSTDTGFYRCHYKAVRDHVLEEDKVASTYVYVYDGEAGVVPSSKSSIMVTTDEKLVIDCRPTMPNITVTLWKDGSQIPSTKYQRDPKIGFVFRNIAIKDSGYYTCQADGYINSSSFIVQVNPSRETRLSKPAIEWNDSQHFVSGYGFTINCSLLRDGDVAFHWKWPNPQNMPTIMPQTKVERKGISYRISSLSVSNATLEDSGDYTCQVSFSGMEPNEETRSVTVQDTMDPYVNISSIPRIEITETEDLRWKAGVVAFPPDPQIIYRDYRGREVIESSRITTEHRIDNAESWLKIQNITAADFGNYTIEAIIDHAEVRESKTVLIEVKSKPYPNISNVPQSIEEGKKLNAICMTTGFPIPNVTWSFQSCPGGYKNCSSRFEAIEVLEAKPSVQPPGNVITSEVSVSPRESGILRCQAKNELGLKNSDFPLSISDIGGNLVFRLSRQGIDIDFTRRNETVDIVVDDPAFKIACGATKFFYRTASLKMPGIAGLAVIKNETKYSRREWAESPKVTKDLAGKYLCSASRNNDSALIKREVVIRVLDQEKVAFVKSNMDPDGTEIVLIEHEPLYLNCTVSGTPTPKISWFKDDEPLLPDSDFFDGETVFLKNKSQIIYFRYVFKENIGIYSCTAENRLNKITGYLTIAAPRPGLTSGAKAGLAMAVIGIVFLVFVVLYLVKRVKKERKFRKSFRQNELYLFEKGNIGQLNPDCTADEQAELLPYDPAWEVDRANIKIGKQLGAGAFGRVVKAMVAGLEEDKPQTTVAVKMCKSQADQSQVRALALELKIMIHLGKHLNIVNLMGANTVHIGKGELWILVEYCRFGNLLSFMQRNRNKFINQIDPVTGKIDCMKVTPDGMTPFSPGSYNSSSRGFHPGVVTDFDGYLAPSVSKFSLASPPYKRQGTTSPPGTPTSVTGSVNGIRPHVDNPMYNMVLQRSISEHPDGDPAEKSHSGGSGDVQRLNSITSLERERRNRMDSVTHSDESSKQRLNSVSHSDTGSGSAGYCQGHITNTDMTTIPLTHLSPLSPTDSSHASEFGLDSKGNPFIYDAGIVPAVTAPFTTSDLVCWAWQVAQGMDYLSQRKVLHGDLAARNLLLADDNVIKISDFGLSREMYKKDVYMKKGDDLMPIKWMAIEAIRDRIFSVQSDVWAYGVALWEIFTLGSTPYPGIEVNKDFLKLIEEGYRMDKPKCANMEVYDIILSCWESDPRLRPSFSQAAEHLGSLMLPDLKGQYMDMNDPYLRMNEERFREGTDYLNMLASPNFDNLNRDDSPGLHYVNVGEVSNGSRDSNYLDMKSPNSVGYSRVGFNPALGEAERTSSSATPKSHYLPMSAGQATPSPLADVFSPRPNEVPRFTFSPNASDRPLPGRLTDLPEEEEAASQTQQGGGDGDLTERSSLISNASESSSREDVTSDEKQESSHPSDEVVTDDSALYVNLPTHGVDYANL; this is encoded by the exons ATGGCCAGCCGGTTAATTTGGTTAATCGTCATACTTGGATTAG GTTATCGGTGTGCCTGTCTCCGGCCTCGGCTTAACGTCTCGGACGAATTTGTGGTGGACAGTCGGACAGAGAAGAGTTTTTCCCTCCGCTGCGAAGGGACGGAGAAACTCTTCTGGAACTGGACAGCTCCG attctACCTACAGACGGAGTCTTGAGCGTAGCAGAGGAAGTCCATGAACACACAGACTTTCCTTACATCTCGACGCTGACT CTAACAGATCCATACTCAACTGACACGGGGTTCTATCGTTGCCACTACAAGGCAGTGAGAGACCATGTTCTTGAAGAGGACAAAGTTGCCAGTACCTACGTTTACGTATATG ATGGTGAGGCTGGGGTTGTTCCCAGTTCTAAAAGTTCAATAATGGTCACCACTGACGAAAAACTGGTCATCGATTGTCGCCCCACCATGCCAAACATCACCGTTACTCTTTGGAAAGACGGGTCTCAG ATACCATCCACCAAATACCAGCGCGACCCGAAAATAGGCTTTGTCTTCCGCAACATTGCCATCAAAGACAGCGGTTACTACACTTGCCAAGCAGATGGCTACATTAACTCTTCCAGCTTCATTGTCCAGGTCAACC CTTCCAGGGAGACACGGCTGAGCAAGCCAGCCATTGAATGGAATGACAGTCAGCATTTTGTCTCTGGGTATGGCTTCACAATCAACTGTTCGTTGCTGAGAGATGGTGATGTGGCATTCCACTGGAAGTGGCCCAATCCCCAAAAT ATGCCCACAATAATGCCCCAAACCAAAGTCGAGCGCAAGGGTATCTCATACAGAATCAGCTCCCTTTCTGTGTCCAATGCTACGCTGGAGGACTCTGGGGATTACACATGTCAAGTATCATTTTCTGGGATGGAACCTAATGAAGAAACACGCAGTGTTACTGTTCAAG ATACCATGGACCCTTATGTGAACATCTCAAGTATTCCAAGAATCGAGATAACGGAGACTGAGGATCTCAGATGGAAAGCTGGGGTCGTAGCATTCCCGCCAGATCCCCAGATAATTTATCGTGACTACAGAGGAAGGGAAGTGATTGAATCAAGTAGG ATTACAACAGAGCACCGCATTGATAACGCTGAGTCTTGGCTTAAGATTCAGAATATCACGGCTGCCGATTTTGGGAATTACACCATTGAGGCCATCATAGATCATGCGGAAGTTAGAGAATCCAAAACCGTTTTGATTGAAGTTAAGA gtaAACCATACCCAAATATCTCCAACGTCCCTCAGTCCATTGAGGAGGGCAAAAAACTGAATGCTATCTGCATGACGACCGGGTTCCCCATACCGAATGTGACGTGGAGTTTCCAGTCCTGCCCAGGAGGCTATAAGAACTGCTCCAGTAGGTTTGAAGCCATCGAG GTGCTGGAGGCAAAACCAAGTGTTCAGCCGCCTGGGAATGTCATTACATCGGAAGTCAGTGTTTCCCCCAGAGAATCGGGCATCCTCAGGTGTCAAGCCAAAAATGAGCTTGGCCTAAAGAATTCAGATTTTCCTCTCTCAATCAGTG ATATTGGAGGGAATCTGGTCTTTCGCCTCTCCAGGCAAGGCATCGACATCGACTTCACGAGACGAAATGAAACGGTTGACATTGTCGTTGACGATCCAGCATTTAAGATCGCGTGTGGTGCCACCAAATTCTTCTACAGGACAGCCTCGCTGAAAATGCCAGGAATCG CAGGTTTGGCAGTTAtcaagaatgaaacaaaatattctaGAAGGGAGTGGGCGGAGTCGCCTAAAGTTACCAAAGACTTAGCTGGCAAATATCTGTGTTCAGCTTCCAGAAACAATGACAGTGCTCTAATTAAAAGGGAAGTCGTGATCCGGGTACTCG ACCAAGAGAAGGTAGCATTTGTGAAGTCAAATATGGATCCAGATGGAACCGAAATTGTGTTGATTGAACATGAACCTTTGTATCTGAACTGCACTGTCTCCGGTACTCCTACTCCAAAAATTTCCTGGTTCAAG gATGATGAACCATTGCTTCCTGATTCTGACTTCTTCGACGGGGAAACAGTGTTCCTGAAGAACAAAAGTCAGATAATCTATTTTAGGTATGTGTTCAAGGAGAACATAGGCATCTACTCTTGCACTGCTGAAAATCGACTGAACAAGATAACTGGATATCTTACTATTGCTGCTCCTA GACCTGGACTAACCTCAGGAGCAAAAGCTGGGTTGGCCATGGCTGTTATAGGGATTGTCTTCTTGGTGTTTGTCGTTCTCTACTTGGTCAAACGAGTCAAGAAGGAGAGGAAATTCCGTAAGTCCTTCAGACAAAACGAACTCTACCTCTTTGAGAAAGGAAACATCGGCCAGCTGAACCCGGACTGCACGGCTGACGAGCAGGCGGAACTTCTGCCATATGACCCAGCCTGGGAGGTGGATAGAGCCAACATCAAAATAG GCAAACAGTTAGGAGCTGGTGCCTTTGGACGAGTCGTGAAGGCCATGGTGGCGGGACTAGAGGAGGATAAACCGCAGACCACAGTAGCTGTGAAGATGTGCAAAAGCCAGGCTGATCAGTCCCAGGTGAGAGCTCTGGCTCTCGAGCTCAAGATCATGATTCACTTGGGAAAGCACCTGAATATCGTCAACCTGATGGGAGCGAACACTGTTCACATTGGCAAAG GTGAATTGTGGATTCTGGTTGAATACTGTCGATTTGGGAATCTCTTGTCCTTCATGCAACGTAACCGTAACAAGTTCATCAACCAGATAGACCCTGTGACGGGGAAAATAGATTGTATGAAAGTAACTCCAGATGGCATGACCCCATTTTCACCTGGGTCATACAATAGCAGTTCAAG AGGCTTCCATCCAGGGGTGGTCACTGACTTTGATGGTTATTTAGCTCCGTCAGTGTCAAAGTTCAGTCTGGCATCTCCCCCATACAAGAGACAAGGCACCACCTCTCCCCCGGGGACACCAACATCGGTGACTGGATCTGTGAACGGTATTCGACCGCACGTCGACAACCCCATGTACAACATGGTTCTGCAGAGGTCCATCAGCGAGCATCCTGATGGAGACCCAGCAGAGAAGAGCCACTCTGGTGGGTCTGGTGATGTTCAGAGACTGAATTCCATCACAAGTCTAGAGAGGGAACGAAGGAACAGGATGGACTCAGTCACACACTCTGACGAGAGCAGCAAACAGAGGTTGAACTCTGTCTCGCACTCTGACACTGGGTCTGGGTCTGCTGGGTATTGTCAAGGACACATCACCAATACGGACATGACTACTATACCCTTGACTCATTTGTCACCTCTGTCTCCAACAG aTTCTAGTCATGCAAGTGAGTTTGGATTGGATTCCAAAGGAAACCCATTTATCTATGATGCTGGTATTGTCCCGGCAGTGACAGCCCCATTCACCACAAGTGACCTAGTGTGCTGGGCTTGGCAAGTGGCACAGGGCATGGACTACTTAAGTCAACGAAAG GTTCTTCATGGGGACTTGGCTGCGAGAAACCTCTTGCTTGCAGATGACAATGTTATCAAAATCAGTGACTTTGGTTTGTCCAGAGAAATGTATAAGAAGGACGTCTACATGAAAAAGGGAGAC GACTTGATGCCCATTAAGTGGATGGCCATAGAAGCTATTAGAGACCGGATATTCAGTGTGCAGAGTGATGTTTGGGCTTATGGTGTTGCGCTGTGGGAAATATTCACTCTAGGCTCGACGCCCTATCCAGGGATAGAAGTGAACAAGGACTTCCTGAAGCTCATCGAAGAAGGATACCGTATGGACAAGCCAAAATGCGCAAACATGGAAGT gTACGATATTATACTATCATGTTGGGAGAGTGACCCTCGACTCAGACCATCTTTTTCCCAGGCTGCTGAACACTTGGGAAGTCTCATGCTGCCGGATCTCAAAGGG CAATACATGGACATGAATGACCCATATCTGCGGATGAATGAAGAGCGTTTCCGAGAGGGCACGGACTACTTGAACATGCTGGCCAGCCCAAACTTTGACAACCTCAACAGAGATGATAGTCCTGGGCTCCATTATGTCAATGTTGGG GAAGTATCAAATGGCTCAAGGGACAGCAACTATCTGGACATGAAGTCGCCAAACTCTGTAGGATATTCGCGTGTTGGCTTCAACCCTGCCCTAGGGGAAGCAGAAAGAACTTCCTCCTCTGCAACGCCAAAATCTCACTATCTTCCGATGAGTGCAGGTCAAGCAACCCCAAGTCCTCTCGCGGATGTTTTCAGTCCTCGTCCAAATGAAGTCCCAAG ATTTACTTTCTCACCAAATGCGTCAGATAGACCTTTGCCTGGCAGACTCACAGACCTGCCTGAAGAAGAGGAAGCGGCTTCACAGACGCAACAGGGAGGAGGTGACGGAGACTTGACAGAGCGGTCATCGCTCATCAGCAACGCGTCAGAGAGTTCATCCAGAGAGGATGTGACAAGCGATGAGAAACAGGAGAGTTCCCATCCATCTGATGAAGTCGTCACGGACGACAGTGCCTTATATGTGAATCTTCCGACGCACGGTGTTGACTATGCGAATTTATAG